A DNA window from Kitasatospora atroaurantiaca contains the following coding sequences:
- a CDS encoding HK97 gp10 family phage protein, with translation MTTNPHPNAHPAASAYSNGAEIAAQLEGRAASLLPAAVSVVRHHAMLLETAIKANASGRPGPNAPTGDYRRSWTNDVRVTAAGVEAVVGTNKPQARRLEYGFVGPDILGRIYHQPPYPHVGPAVERITSLFVAAMGQIAEGSR, from the coding sequence ATGACCACCAACCCGCACCCCAACGCACACCCTGCGGCCAGCGCGTACAGCAACGGTGCCGAGATCGCCGCACAGCTCGAAGGGCGAGCAGCCTCGCTGCTGCCTGCGGCCGTCTCCGTGGTGCGTCACCATGCGATGCTGCTGGAGACGGCCATCAAGGCCAACGCTTCCGGCAGGCCGGGCCCGAACGCACCGACGGGCGACTACCGGCGCAGCTGGACCAACGACGTGCGTGTCACCGCTGCCGGGGTCGAGGCGGTCGTCGGCACGAACAAGCCGCAGGCGCGCCGCCTCGAGTACGGCTTCGTGGGGCCCGACATCCTCGGCCGCATCTACCACCAGCCGCCGTACCCGCACGTGGGCCCGGCCGTTGAGCGGATCACGTCGCTGTTTGTCGCCGCGATGGGGCAGATCGCGGAGGGAAGTCGATGA
- a CDS encoding AAA family ATPase — translation MVNRPPVMIGFAGTHHTGKTTIARRVEMELRAVGLTVTRTGGLARRAAELGFPKMQRHTAHSTEWIIAASAAAALEASHTADVVLVDRTPHDALAYYIAAQHHRGEQPEDDEVQPLAGLADLHARHHALLLATVLDPSIPLGEHPRKDPAYLDTDYRAAVDRHLHELLADRMLHHMPVPSTGHDAAVQAAVTAALQAADA, via the coding sequence ATGGTGAACCGACCTCCCGTCATGATCGGCTTCGCCGGTACCCACCACACCGGCAAGACGACCATCGCCCGCCGTGTCGAGATGGAGCTGCGCGCTGTCGGCCTCACGGTCACCCGAACCGGTGGCCTGGCCCGGCGCGCGGCCGAACTCGGCTTCCCCAAGATGCAGCGCCACACCGCCCACTCCACCGAGTGGATCATTGCCGCCAGCGCGGCCGCCGCCCTGGAGGCCAGCCACACCGCCGACGTGGTCCTCGTCGACCGCACTCCGCACGACGCCCTCGCCTACTACATCGCCGCCCAGCACCACCGCGGGGAGCAGCCCGAAGACGACGAGGTCCAGCCCTTGGCGGGCCTGGCCGACCTGCACGCCCGCCACCACGCCCTGCTACTCGCCACGGTTCTGGATCCGTCGATCCCGCTCGGTGAGCACCCCCGCAAGGACCCCGCCTACCTCGACACCGACTACCGGGCCGCCGTCGACCGCCACCTCCACGAGCTCCTGGCCGACAGGATGCTCCACCACATGCCCGTGCCCTCCACCGGCCACGACGCCGCAGTCCAGGCCGCCGTGACCGCCGCCCTCCAGGCGGCCGACGCATGA
- a CDS encoding phage distal tail protein, translating into MAAVLADWQLDVAGVVIGHGTDVLIEDIQGLGTAPLRTGDVPIPGEDGVFAGVDLQEARTVRILAGIRAAANPALVLDRLGALVRAGSDEAIRLTAGRLAVLRAKRPGQAARCLFGRVRRVEASTVARAVHGWIPIEIEFQATDPLWQADAVSGVTLPLDVSSAKGGFSAPLVAPITTGVANPSARPGWLISAGDRPAWPSIRITGPVTNARLWIVETGRALELALSLGDGEYVQIETRPGTRTVLRNGTGNVAGALTSTSRLDRFRIPPGRSELRWTATDYTNTARLAVTWRDAYTAL; encoded by the coding sequence ATGGCCGCCGTACTGGCCGATTGGCAGCTCGATGTGGCAGGTGTGGTCATCGGTCACGGCACCGACGTGCTGATCGAGGACATTCAGGGCCTCGGAACCGCACCGCTGCGCACCGGCGATGTGCCGATCCCCGGAGAGGATGGTGTGTTCGCCGGGGTCGATCTCCAGGAGGCCCGCACGGTGCGGATCCTCGCCGGGATCCGGGCTGCCGCGAATCCGGCTCTCGTGCTGGACCGCCTTGGTGCGCTCGTGCGCGCAGGGTCCGACGAAGCGATTCGCCTGACTGCAGGCCGCCTGGCCGTGCTGCGGGCCAAGCGGCCCGGCCAGGCTGCGCGCTGCCTGTTCGGGCGCGTGCGCCGCGTCGAGGCGTCCACAGTCGCCCGCGCCGTGCACGGTTGGATCCCGATCGAGATCGAGTTTCAGGCGACAGATCCGCTGTGGCAGGCCGACGCCGTCTCCGGCGTCACCCTGCCCCTCGACGTGTCCAGCGCGAAGGGCGGGTTCTCGGCGCCCCTCGTCGCACCGATCACCACCGGTGTCGCCAACCCGTCCGCCCGGCCCGGATGGCTGATCAGCGCCGGCGACCGGCCCGCGTGGCCGAGCATCCGCATCACCGGCCCGGTCACCAACGCACGCCTGTGGATCGTCGAGACCGGCCGCGCCCTGGAGCTGGCCCTCAGCCTCGGCGACGGCGAGTACGTCCAGATCGAGACCCGGCCGGGAACCCGGACCGTGCTGCGCAACGGCACGGGCAACGTTGCCGGCGCCCTCACATCGACCTCGCGGCTCGACCGGTTCCGTATTCCGCCCGGCCGCTCGGAGCTGCGCTGGACCGCCACGGACTACACCAACACCGCCCGTCTCGCTGTGACTTGGCGAGACGCCTACACCGCTCTGTGA
- a CDS encoding nucleoside-diphosphate kinase has product MKRRPAQAGQVLDGVDWTRWSVILLKPDCVRRNLTDTVLKRIGRFAEIVHTQLVVVEDWQVFVHYWDMLVDQDWFDVDVPACLRRAYVGQTVMVALARGPEGIDTPTRLRGLLGHFDPAQAAKGTIRADFGVDSLEAARADHRLIENLVHTSDDGAATCRDFGTWFGADQFERLFPRDDTGAVGRALVPQPSQPT; this is encoded by the coding sequence GTGAAGCGGCGCCCTGCGCAGGCCGGCCAGGTCCTCGACGGCGTCGACTGGACCCGCTGGAGCGTGATCCTCCTCAAGCCCGACTGCGTGCGGCGGAACCTGACCGACACGGTGCTCAAGCGCATCGGAAGGTTCGCCGAGATCGTCCACACGCAGCTCGTAGTCGTCGAGGACTGGCAGGTCTTCGTCCACTACTGGGACATGCTTGTGGACCAGGATTGGTTCGACGTTGACGTGCCGGCGTGCCTGCGCCGCGCGTATGTGGGCCAGACGGTGATGGTGGCACTCGCCCGCGGTCCGGAGGGAATCGATACTCCAACCCGGCTGCGTGGCCTGCTCGGCCACTTCGATCCGGCCCAGGCCGCCAAGGGCACCATCCGCGCCGACTTCGGCGTGGACAGCCTTGAGGCAGCCCGCGCAGACCACCGCCTGATCGAGAACCTTGTGCACACCTCGGACGACGGCGCTGCGACGTGCCGCGACTTCGGAACATGGTTCGGCGCTGACCAGTTCGAGCGCCTGTTCCCGCGCGATGACACGGGCGCAGTCGGGCGCGCGCTCGTGCCGCAGCCCTCCCAGCCGACCTGA
- a CDS encoding 3'-5' exonuclease — MNLSTWPRLLVVDVEGNGANPPDLVEIAVVPIDGGLVRPEQIRATLVRPPQPITRFATGVHHLTNQDVANAPTWDGIAASVQADLDGVWIAAHNASVEYSVLTRHLPTWQPAGVIDTLRLARAALSDAPGYGLDALLLHTGLDVSTVQGKRHRAAYDAHVTALLLMTLADHYATWDDLIQVAVPPKMPGAPAAPAPDHEEQTLW, encoded by the coding sequence GTGAACCTCAGCACCTGGCCCCGCCTGCTCGTAGTTGACGTTGAGGGCAACGGTGCCAACCCGCCCGACCTGGTCGAGATCGCCGTCGTCCCCATCGACGGCGGTCTCGTCCGGCCCGAGCAGATCAGGGCGACGCTGGTCCGCCCGCCGCAGCCCATCACCCGGTTCGCCACCGGCGTCCATCACCTCACCAACCAGGACGTGGCCAACGCGCCCACGTGGGACGGCATCGCGGCATCCGTCCAGGCCGACCTGGACGGGGTGTGGATCGCGGCGCACAACGCCAGCGTCGAGTACAGCGTCCTCACCCGGCACCTGCCCACCTGGCAGCCCGCCGGAGTGATCGACACCCTGCGCCTGGCCCGTGCGGCCCTGTCAGACGCCCCCGGTTACGGCCTGGACGCGCTGCTCCTCCACACCGGCCTGGACGTCAGCACCGTGCAGGGCAAGCGCCACCGCGCGGCCTACGACGCCCACGTGACCGCCCTGCTCCTCATGACCCTCGCAGACCACTACGCCACCTGGGACGACCTGATCCAGGTCGCCGTCCCGCCCAAGATGCCCGGAGCGCCCGCCGCCCCGGCTCCCGACCACGAGGAGCAAACCCTATGGTGA
- a CDS encoding DUF6093 family protein: protein MSTPTDTSAQSGILPNSVIALVERKLLTDTVRIFRPGPMVLDPTTGQYVPGPDVIVYEGPGAHRPASGPGIVLRLEGQPYRDDGDARYTLFTPLSAPVAAIGDRVTVVHSEDTAAVGRVWRVLDPGETATVEVVRATWMRIDKAGGTA from the coding sequence ATGAGCACCCCCACCGACACTTCCGCTCAGAGCGGCATCCTGCCCAACTCCGTGATAGCCCTTGTTGAACGCAAGCTCCTGACCGACACCGTGCGCATCTTCCGGCCGGGGCCCATGGTCCTCGACCCCACAACGGGCCAGTACGTGCCTGGGCCGGACGTCATCGTGTACGAGGGCCCAGGGGCGCACCGGCCCGCAAGCGGCCCAGGGATCGTGCTGCGCCTGGAAGGACAGCCATACCGAGACGACGGTGACGCGCGCTACACCTTGTTCACACCGCTGTCAGCGCCCGTCGCAGCCATCGGCGACCGAGTGACGGTCGTCCACAGCGAGGACACGGCTGCCGTTGGGCGCGTCTGGAGGGTCCTCGACCCAGGTGAGACCGCCACCGTCGAAGTCGTGCGCGCGACCTGGATGCGTATCGACAAGGCGGGTGGGACGGCATGA
- a CDS encoding DUF6093 family protein, whose protein sequence is MTTPVDLDAVRQHLENTVMVDRVRISRPTGTPQLDVETGLLGPIPADVVWEGNGAVLSAHGLAAVENLVGGKWLDDTASWYGLITPLHAPLPQRGDRVEVAVSSSSTGGTAGRVWQALDPAEASTVEVARITRLDEITPP, encoded by the coding sequence ATGACCACTCCCGTTGACCTTGATGCCGTCCGCCAGCACCTGGAAAACACTGTGATGGTCGACCGCGTGCGGATCTCGCGCCCGACCGGGACTCCACAGCTGGATGTTGAGACCGGACTGTTGGGGCCGATTCCGGCTGACGTGGTCTGGGAGGGCAACGGGGCGGTGCTGTCCGCTCACGGACTGGCTGCGGTCGAGAACCTGGTTGGCGGCAAGTGGCTTGATGACACGGCTAGTTGGTACGGGCTCATCACGCCGCTGCATGCTCCCCTCCCGCAGCGCGGTGACCGTGTGGAGGTGGCAGTGTCGTCATCCAGTACCGGCGGGACGGCCGGTCGCGTGTGGCAGGCCCTCGATCCTGCCGAGGCGAGCACGGTCGAGGTTGCCCGCATCACCAGGCTCGATGAGATCACCCCGCCCTGA
- a CDS encoding aldo/keto reductase: MSGNRPGGTITIAGKQVARLGFGTMRLTGSGTWGTPADQTTALRLLRTCVAEFGINHIDTADAYGPHTVEELIRWALHPYDDDLLLATKVGMVRPAPNIWSPLGRPDYLRAAVEGSLRRLATERLDLCYLHRIDPTVPLADQVAVLDALREEGKIGAIGLSKVTPRQIAEASTFVPIAAVQNVLNIDEPDDPAVAYCAQHGIPYIPYRPLNAGRHAGDSAGKALRWLLDLGEHVAPIPGTSNPEHLAALVAAVTADHPESEQR, from the coding sequence ATGAGCGGCAACCGCCCGGGCGGAACCATCACCATCGCGGGCAAGCAGGTCGCCCGGCTTGGCTTCGGCACCATGCGACTCACGGGCTCCGGAACGTGGGGAACCCCCGCCGACCAGACCACCGCGCTACGCCTCCTGCGTACCTGCGTCGCCGAGTTCGGCATCAACCACATCGACACCGCCGACGCCTACGGCCCCCACACCGTCGAAGAGCTCATCCGATGGGCCCTGCACCCCTACGACGACGACCTGCTGCTGGCCACCAAGGTCGGCATGGTCCGGCCCGCTCCGAACATCTGGAGCCCCCTAGGCCGACCCGACTACCTACGCGCAGCCGTGGAGGGATCTCTGCGCCGGCTGGCGACCGAACGCCTCGACCTCTGCTACCTCCACCGCATCGACCCCACCGTTCCCCTCGCCGACCAGGTCGCCGTACTCGACGCCCTCCGGGAGGAGGGCAAGATCGGAGCAATCGGCCTGTCCAAGGTCACGCCAAGGCAGATTGCCGAAGCCTCCACCTTCGTCCCGATCGCCGCTGTACAGAACGTCCTCAACATCGACGAGCCGGATGACCCCGCCGTGGCGTACTGCGCGCAGCACGGCATCCCCTACATCCCCTACCGACCCCTGAACGCTGGTCGGCATGCCGGGGACAGCGCGGGCAAGGCCCTGCGTTGGCTACTCGACCTCGGCGAGCACGTCGCCCCGATCCCAGGAACCAGCAACCCCGAACACCTGGCCGCTCTCGTCGCCGCAGTCACGGCTGATCACCCCGAAAGTGAGCAACGGTGA
- a CDS encoding phage tail tape measure protein, producing MASAYTLYVQLQAGLSGLTTGLRGGAQQLRQFDGQLSNTRAELQRVEAAAERLGQAQVAAAAAAVRSQAEVQAAVERSAATQTTATAAAERAGRAQAVAASAAARAQTEQTAAVEATTRATRAQEIAQTMAARAQATAGAGAAAAQRTAEAAAASATRAAEAQTAQAARAAAAQETAARAAVLAERTNVSAASAAVAASQARAGQVAAEEQAAQRTVAATAAVTRAQNEATAAAQAATAARISGYLKGGLVLGAILAAGVAGSISLEKEMANVLTISRQIDGRSVGAFTDQIIRLSTELPQSARQLAEGLYQIVSTGFDGAEAMTILRVAAQGASAGLTTTEVAARALLGVLKAYGLPASAAADVMDIMFQTVNKGVVSFEELAQQLGDVVPMAAAAGVSFADLSSALAAITLAGIPAAESATALNMLMTRLMRPTKELSDLTKSLGYESAASAVQQDGLYVVMNRINAVTHGQAEATAVLFKDIRAVRAALALAAADGKNYADTYQAINFEIERAGATQRAYAIQMDTTSGQWDLFKNKASALGMDIARVLLPVLQELAQYAGIVAGAIGDLPGPVKEAAGVLIALSAAAMIGRAGLAQITSQLAAFRAASADAAAGGSVLPAVLRGTSLAVSGLTGLLAIGVLGYAAYSASKQKAKAVTDDLVAALRREKEEHDTGAGLRALAESLANSDDMKKLKSVGLELNEVVDGLVSGGDKLAALNEKLDIGKAKSWDPNLGAYDTNFDQAKKVLQDRSKSWSDAVKAAAEYADAMNIVKAKVDGAVQGAGGPWSLEKLLPTDKDGAPKYSESMKALGKAIGDIVQPTEAWKAAQDRVAASSRTEALQIDLTKTSITGYIDKLAEQAKAHKSFEQDLNELATRGYGPLAEHFAKLGDASADMVHDLVGNLKAGKKGAAEQLTGLVDVTRAGLDDYLAELRRQLQAQRDFQHNLSELALAGYGDLTSHFAELGVSAAPMLDELVRQLKDGKRKVADELQSIVVEDAARSQNTFQAGLEQLPGIAARYGEATARAWATAAQTNDVAAFGKILQQMAVTDMTKAVQDGTAASKTEMATGLDLVTQVAQAKGVDAAQGFARSLLAGDIEGAMTTLQTIWGSKQPINAPDLSAVIGAFKQAGTSANEQWAAMLSLIAQVSKEKGAAAAQALTQALLSGDMGKVQAALDSIGASVRAIPGSKTISVNIDAPKRVDIPLVLTPQGAANWGQSDSPFAARKADGGILEFFASGGIRGPRIPESHIAEIVPGGTWRVWAEPETQGEAYVPLAASKRARSKAVLAEVAHRFGGQVIYGPDKGRLGTTQAFADGGVIRPAADTHAVRRSVPTGGVVKLVPARPAGPAVVVVKETGRPPLVGSMPVTVTGADARPEAFADAVMRRLRAVQRGGQL from the coding sequence GTGGCCAGCGCCTACACCCTGTACGTCCAGCTCCAGGCCGGATTGTCGGGCCTGACCACGGGCCTGCGCGGCGGAGCCCAGCAGCTCCGCCAGTTCGACGGGCAACTGTCGAATACCCGCGCCGAGTTGCAGCGCGTCGAGGCAGCTGCCGAGCGACTCGGCCAGGCCCAGGTCGCGGCAGCGGCGGCCGCCGTGCGATCCCAAGCAGAGGTGCAGGCAGCCGTCGAACGGTCGGCAGCTACGCAGACCACCGCCACAGCGGCGGCCGAGCGCGCAGGGCGTGCGCAGGCTGTCGCCGCATCGGCTGCCGCCCGCGCCCAGACTGAGCAGACCGCTGCCGTGGAGGCCACCACACGCGCTACCCGCGCGCAGGAGATCGCCCAGACCATGGCTGCTCGTGCCCAGGCCACCGCCGGAGCCGGAGCGGCAGCCGCCCAGCGGACCGCCGAAGCGGCCGCCGCCTCCGCCACCCGCGCGGCGGAAGCTCAGACCGCACAGGCGGCGCGGGCCGCCGCCGCACAGGAGACCGCCGCGCGTGCCGCCGTGCTCGCCGAACGAACCAACGTGAGCGCGGCTTCAGCCGCCGTCGCTGCGAGCCAGGCCCGAGCTGGCCAGGTCGCCGCCGAGGAGCAGGCAGCGCAGCGAACGGTCGCCGCCACAGCCGCCGTCACCCGCGCGCAGAACGAGGCGACCGCCGCCGCGCAGGCCGCCACGGCCGCGCGGATCTCCGGGTACCTGAAGGGCGGCCTGGTCCTCGGGGCGATCCTGGCCGCCGGCGTCGCGGGTTCCATCTCCTTGGAGAAGGAGATGGCCAACGTCCTGACCATCTCGCGGCAGATCGACGGCCGGAGCGTCGGCGCGTTCACGGACCAGATCATCCGCCTGTCCACTGAACTGCCTCAGAGCGCAAGGCAGTTGGCGGAGGGCCTGTACCAGATCGTCAGTACGGGCTTCGATGGCGCTGAGGCGATGACCATCCTGCGGGTGGCCGCGCAGGGCGCTTCGGCCGGACTCACGACTACCGAGGTCGCCGCTCGGGCCCTGCTCGGTGTCCTGAAGGCGTACGGCCTTCCGGCGTCGGCGGCGGCGGACGTCATGGACATCATGTTCCAGACGGTCAACAAGGGCGTGGTCTCGTTCGAGGAGCTCGCGCAGCAGCTCGGCGATGTGGTGCCTATGGCCGCTGCCGCCGGTGTGAGCTTCGCCGATCTGTCGTCGGCGCTTGCCGCGATCACCCTGGCGGGCATCCCCGCGGCGGAGTCCGCGACCGCGCTGAACATGTTGATGACCAGGCTCATGCGGCCGACAAAGGAGCTCAGTGACCTGACCAAGTCGCTGGGCTACGAGTCGGCGGCCAGCGCCGTCCAGCAGGACGGCCTGTACGTCGTCATGAACCGGATCAACGCTGTGACGCACGGCCAGGCCGAGGCGACCGCCGTTCTGTTCAAGGACATTCGGGCGGTGAGGGCCGCGCTCGCGCTGGCCGCCGCCGACGGCAAGAACTATGCGGATACCTACCAGGCCATCAACTTCGAGATCGAGCGCGCCGGAGCCACACAGCGGGCCTACGCGATCCAGATGGACACCACCAGCGGCCAGTGGGACCTGTTCAAGAACAAGGCTTCGGCGCTCGGTATGGACATCGCCCGCGTCCTGCTGCCGGTCCTCCAGGAACTGGCGCAGTACGCCGGGATCGTCGCCGGGGCGATCGGCGATCTGCCCGGCCCGGTGAAGGAGGCCGCCGGAGTCCTCATCGCGCTGTCCGCTGCCGCCATGATCGGGCGTGCCGGCCTCGCCCAGATCACCTCTCAGCTGGCCGCGTTCCGCGCTGCTTCCGCCGATGCAGCTGCTGGCGGCTCCGTGCTTCCCGCCGTGCTGCGCGGCACGAGCCTGGCCGTGTCCGGTCTGACCGGGCTGCTCGCGATTGGCGTGCTCGGCTACGCCGCCTACTCCGCCAGCAAGCAGAAGGCCAAGGCCGTCACGGACGACCTGGTCGCGGCCCTGCGGCGCGAGAAGGAGGAGCACGACACCGGCGCGGGTCTGCGGGCCCTTGCCGAGAGCCTGGCCAACTCGGACGACATGAAGAAGCTGAAGTCGGTCGGCCTTGAGCTCAACGAGGTCGTTGACGGGCTGGTGAGCGGCGGCGACAAGCTGGCCGCGCTCAACGAGAAGCTGGACATCGGCAAGGCCAAGTCGTGGGATCCGAACCTGGGGGCGTACGACACCAACTTCGACCAGGCGAAGAAGGTCCTCCAGGACCGCTCGAAGTCGTGGTCCGACGCGGTGAAGGCCGCAGCGGAGTACGCCGACGCGATGAACATCGTGAAGGCGAAGGTCGACGGTGCCGTGCAGGGTGCCGGGGGGCCGTGGTCCTTGGAGAAGCTGCTGCCGACCGACAAGGACGGTGCGCCGAAGTACTCCGAGAGCATGAAGGCGCTGGGCAAGGCGATCGGCGATATCGTCCAGCCGACCGAGGCATGGAAGGCGGCGCAGGATCGGGTCGCGGCGAGCAGCCGCACTGAAGCCCTTCAGATCGACCTGACCAAGACCAGCATCACGGGGTACATCGACAAGCTCGCCGAGCAGGCCAAGGCACACAAGTCTTTCGAGCAGGACCTGAACGAGCTGGCCACCCGCGGGTACGGGCCACTCGCCGAGCACTTCGCCAAGCTCGGGGATGCCTCGGCCGACATGGTGCACGACCTCGTGGGCAACCTGAAGGCCGGCAAGAAGGGCGCCGCCGAGCAGCTCACTGGGCTGGTCGATGTCACCCGCGCCGGTCTGGATGACTACCTCGCCGAGCTGCGCCGTCAGCTCCAGGCGCAGCGGGACTTCCAGCACAACCTGTCCGAGCTCGCCCTTGCCGGGTACGGCGACCTGACCAGCCACTTCGCGGAGCTGGGAGTCTCAGCCGCCCCGATGCTCGATGAGCTGGTGCGTCAGCTCAAGGACGGCAAGAGGAAGGTCGCGGACGAACTCCAGTCGATCGTGGTGGAGGACGCGGCCCGCAGCCAGAACACCTTCCAAGCCGGCCTGGAGCAGCTGCCAGGGATCGCCGCGAGGTACGGGGAGGCAACCGCCCGCGCGTGGGCAACGGCCGCTCAGACCAACGACGTGGCAGCGTTCGGGAAGATCCTCCAGCAGATGGCGGTCACCGACATGACCAAGGCCGTCCAGGACGGTACCGCTGCGTCGAAGACAGAGATGGCGACGGGCCTGGACCTGGTGACGCAGGTGGCGCAGGCCAAGGGCGTGGACGCCGCGCAGGGGTTCGCCCGGTCGCTGCTCGCGGGTGACATCGAGGGCGCGATGACGACCCTGCAGACGATCTGGGGCAGCAAGCAGCCGATCAACGCGCCGGACCTCAGCGCGGTCATCGGCGCGTTCAAGCAGGCCGGCACGAGCGCCAACGAGCAGTGGGCGGCGATGTTGAGCCTGATCGCCCAGGTCAGCAAGGAGAAGGGTGCGGCCGCTGCCCAGGCACTCACTCAGGCGCTTTTGAGTGGCGACATGGGCAAAGTCCAGGCCGCGCTGGACAGTATCGGCGCGTCCGTGCGGGCCATCCCCGGTTCGAAGACGATCTCGGTGAACATCGACGCTCCCAAGCGCGTGGATATCCCGCTGGTGCTGACTCCGCAGGGCGCAGCGAACTGGGGCCAGTCGGACAGTCCGTTCGCGGCGCGCAAGGCGGACGGAGGAATCCTGGAGTTCTTCGCCAGCGGCGGCATCCGTGGGCCCCGGATTCCGGAGAGCCACATCGCGGAGATCGTTCCGGGCGGAACCTGGCGGGTCTGGGCCGAACCGGAGACTCAGGGCGAGGCCTACGTGCCCCTGGCCGCCTCAAAGCGGGCTCGCTCCAAGGCGGTCTTGGCCGAGGTCGCGCACAGGTTCGGCGGCCAGGTCATCTACGGGCCGGACAAGGGCCGCCTTGGTACGACTCAGGCCTTCGCCGACGGTGGCGTGATCCGTCCGGCCGCCGACACGCATGCCGTCCGGCGCAGCGTCCCAACCGGCGGCGTGGTCAAGCTCGTTCCCGCGCGCCCGGCCGGGCCAGCCGTCGTGGTCGTCAAGGAGACCGGCCGCCCGCCGCTGGTCGGCTCCATGCCCGTGACCGTGACGGGCGCCGATGCCAGGCCCGAGGCGTTCGCAGACGCCGTGATGCGACGGCTTCGCGCCGTTCAACGAGGAGGGCAGCTCTGA
- a CDS encoding radical SAM protein, with translation MTAVIRARRPLPILTTEQIATLKPELAEVIEYRKSGLSLNHIIGCPLECGYCVRHLFDNFGLKTPRALMSDEDAVQLLTGHHYFRAHKTPIQLFNRATDPMLPVVKPHTFNVLRLLDEQGLTNHVLVITRWRVTPEDCAVLNSYRHIKLTVLVTHSGIDHPGIEPVDSAIAAASLKTLFEHAKTYRTVLYWRPIVPGLNDSDAHIARALELSQHAHATVFTGLFFRDEIAAYYRENGLPEPYQDTARRKIMPEESEQRILRAFHRPENAELPWGPLFRKTSCGVAYAHGEADYNGHYGIRELCDICPLAQLKLCKDAWQAPDLATVTREARALGAVGDIEVTDRAIIVEGLNEPPRYSLQHAFGYQVHDRTKPHHYRRHGRADLGWPAPAA, from the coding sequence GTGACCGCCGTCATCAGGGCCCGCCGGCCGCTCCCCATCCTGACCACCGAGCAGATCGCCACGCTCAAGCCGGAGCTGGCCGAGGTCATCGAGTACCGCAAGTCCGGCCTGTCGCTCAACCACATCATCGGCTGCCCGCTGGAATGCGGCTACTGCGTGCGGCACCTCTTCGACAACTTCGGCCTCAAGACGCCACGGGCGCTCATGAGCGACGAGGATGCCGTGCAGCTCCTCACCGGGCACCACTACTTCCGGGCGCACAAGACGCCGATCCAGCTGTTCAACCGGGCCACCGACCCGATGCTGCCCGTCGTCAAGCCGCACACCTTCAACGTCCTGCGGCTCCTGGACGAGCAGGGCCTGACCAACCACGTCTTGGTGATCACCAGGTGGCGGGTGACACCGGAGGACTGCGCGGTCCTCAACTCCTACCGCCACATCAAGCTGACCGTGCTGGTCACCCACTCCGGCATCGACCACCCCGGCATCGAGCCGGTGGACTCGGCGATCGCCGCCGCCAGCCTCAAGACGCTGTTCGAGCACGCCAAGACGTACCGGACCGTGCTGTACTGGCGGCCGATCGTGCCCGGTCTCAACGACTCGGACGCCCACATCGCACGCGCGCTGGAGCTGTCCCAGCACGCCCACGCCACCGTGTTCACCGGGCTGTTCTTCCGCGACGAGATCGCCGCGTACTACCGCGAGAACGGCCTGCCCGAGCCCTACCAGGACACCGCCCGGCGCAAGATCATGCCGGAGGAGTCCGAGCAGCGCATCCTCCGGGCGTTCCACCGGCCCGAGAACGCCGAACTGCCCTGGGGACCGCTCTTCCGCAAGACCAGCTGCGGTGTTGCCTACGCCCACGGAGAGGCGGACTACAACGGCCACTACGGCATCCGCGAGCTGTGCGACATCTGCCCCCTCGCGCAACTCAAGCTGTGCAAGGACGCCTGGCAGGCACCGGACTTGGCCACCGTCACCCGCGAGGCTCGTGCACTCGGCGCCGTCGGCGACATTGAGGTGACCGATCGCGCCATCATCGTGGAGGGCCTGAACGAACCGCCGCGCTACTCCCTCCAGCACGCGTTCGGCTACCAGGTCCACGACCGCACCAAGCCGCACCACTACCGCCGGCACGGCCGGGCCGACCTCGGGTGGCCCGCCCCTGCCGCCTAG
- a CDS encoding NUDIX domain-containing protein, with translation MADRVLTSTAAGVYIPRTDGKVLLVHHARSNTWVVPGGKGEKETPWQCADREAREELGIPVAIARLLTVHHVTGRKPLYRGAEMNPGAYPCHIFTFLGSLHPGDEHQIKLPADELLAWTWYDPQEAANTPGLMEETNAANLLACHKAWAAGDGGAYLEDGLAL, from the coding sequence ATGGCCGATCGCGTCCTCACCTCCACCGCCGCCGGCGTCTACATCCCTCGCACCGACGGCAAGGTCCTCCTGGTTCACCACGCCCGGTCCAACACGTGGGTAGTCCCTGGCGGGAAAGGCGAGAAGGAGACACCTTGGCAGTGTGCCGATCGTGAGGCCCGAGAGGAACTCGGCATCCCGGTTGCAATCGCGCGCCTGCTCACCGTCCACCACGTCACCGGCCGCAAGCCCCTGTACCGGGGAGCTGAGATGAACCCCGGCGCGTACCCGTGCCACATCTTCACCTTTCTCGGCAGCCTTCATCCCGGCGACGAGCACCAGATCAAGCTGCCAGCCGATGAGCTCCTTGCCTGGACCTGGTACGACCCTCAGGAGGCGGCGAACACGCCTGGCCTGATGGAAGAGACGAACGCCGCCAACCTCCTGGCCTGTCATAAGGCTTGGGCGGCAGGGGACGGCGGGGCCTACCTCGAGGACGGCCTTGCGCTGTAG